In one Trichosurus vulpecula isolate mTriVul1 chromosome 8, mTriVul1.pri, whole genome shotgun sequence genomic region, the following are encoded:
- the FAM170B gene encoding protein FAM170B — MKRHYVDTGKEKDLPYSKAPCQPAEELDDVNWVPFWEQAGDVREEESEPVPGPSINRAQDAGLESKAHSPQWRSRTPSAHQSCSQYYSCFSSITNSEENKSQQNAYAFYTRVQTVQGVAVAWETESGFEPIGIRPRVREAEFTERQKRAGSPLESISTSDLVSDIDPWEGDAFQELEEPETPVLSDCTQELRETPDWLITTNYGLRCLACCRIFPNLEGLLHHAQHGIKEGFSCHIFYREMLQRRQSQSQLLEQAPEDQDQDQGQSRSSEPSRCRIMLFWSQRDNHLSATTAKEKRPRKSCVISKGMDQHRDREQS, encoded by the exons ATGAAACGCCATTATGTTGACACTGGGAAGGAGAAGGATCTGCCCTATAGCAAGGCTCCATGCCAACCTGCCGAGGAATTGGATGATGTGAACTGGGTACCTTTTTGGGAGCAGGCAG GAGATGTGAGGGAAGAAGAATCTGAACCTGTCCCTGGACCTTCAATAAACAGGGCCCAAGATGCTGGCTTAGAGTCCAAGGCTCATAGCCCACAGTGGAGGAGTAGAACACCCTCAGCTCACCAGTCTTGTTCACAGTATTACTCTTGCTTCTCTTCAATAACCAACTCAGAGGAGAACAAGTCTCAGCAAAACGCATATGCCTTTTACACCCGGGTGCAAACGGTCCAGGGTGTGGCTGTGGCCTGGGAGACAGAGTCTGGGTTTGAGCCGATTGGTATTAGGCCTCGAGTAAGGGAGGCTGAATTCACTGAGAGGCAGAAGAGGGCCGGGTCTCCCCTTGAAAGTATTTCTACTAGTGACCTGGTCAGTGATATCGATCCTTGGGAGGGAGATGCCTTTCAGGAACTAGAAGAGCCAGAGACGCCGGTACTGTCAGATTGTACCCAGGAGTTAAGGGAAACACCTGATTGGCTGATCACAACGAACTATGGCCTCCGCTGCTTGGCTTGTTGCAGGATCTTTCCCAATTTGGAAGGCCTCTTACACCATGCCCAGCATGGGATCAAGGAGGGCTTCAGCTGTCATATTTTCTACCGGGAAATGCTTCAGAGAAGACAGTCTCAGAGTCAACTGCTGGAACAAGCACCAGAGGATCAGGACCAGGACCAGGGCCAGTCCCGTAGCAGTGAGCCTAGCAGGTGCCGTATAATGCTGTTTTGGTCTCAAAGAGACAA CCA CTTATCAGCAACAACAGCAAAGGAGAAGCGTCCTAGGAAGTCCTGTGTCATCTCCAAGGGAATGGATCAGCACAGAGATCGAGAGCAGAGCTAA